The DNA window CATAGCTCTCATGCTGAACATCTTCAGAGAGAAGACACCCTTCCCAAACTATAGACTGGTTAAACCCGAGAGTGGAAACTTAGAGACCTTGACAGTTCACCAAGATACCATGAAAGTGCGACCATACGTTTCGGCATCGATCCTGCGAAATGTTACTTTCACTCAAGATGGTTATGACTCCTTCATCTCGCTGCAAGACAAACTACACCAGAATCTTGCCCGACAGCGCACCTTAGTTGCGATTGGTACACATGATATGGATACAGTTAAAGGGCCTTTCACTTATGAGGCACTTCCACCAAAAGATATCGTTTTCACACCTTTGAACCAAACTAAGGAGATGAACGCAGAGGAGTTGATGCAATTTTATGAGAACGACAAGCACTTGGGGAAATACCTACACATTATTCGGGACAAACCAGTATATCCAGTCATCTACGACTCTAATCGCACTGTCATGTCTATGCCTCCGATCATCAACGGAGATCATTCTAAGATCACTTTGAATACTAAGAATGTTTTCATTGAGATGACCGGTACGGACCGCACAAAACTAGAAATAGTAAACAACATCATAGTTTCTATGTTCTCTCAATACTGCGCGGAACCATTCACAATCGAGCCCGTCGAGATTATTTCGGAGCACAACCAGGAAACCCGAACAACTCCTAATCTTAGCCCACGGGAAACCGAGGCCGAGGTCGACTATATCAACAACTGCTGTGGCCTGTCAGAATCCCCAGAAAAGATTTGTGAGCTCCTCAAGAAAATGTGCTTATCCGCAAAACCCTCTTCAAAGGATAAGAATTTACTGGATGTCTCGATACCACCAACCAGAGCCGATGTTCTTCACCAATGTGACATCATGGAAGACGTAGCTATTGCTTACGGCTTCAACAACCTTCCTCGTACATCCCCCAACAAAGCCTCCACAATTGCTCAGCCTCTCCCAATCAACAAACTTGGTGACATAGTTAGAACGGAAACCGCAATGGCAGGCTGGAGCGAAGTCATGCCTCTTATTCT is part of the Botrytis cinerea B05.10 chromosome 10, complete sequence genome and encodes:
- the Bcfrs1 gene encoding Bcfrs1 produces the protein MPTISVDKAKLYEALGQEYTTEEFEELCFEFGIELDEDTSNSERPIVNGKQEPAQLKIEIPANRYDMLCFEGIALMLNIFREKTPFPNYRLVKPESGNLETLTVHQDTMKVRPYVSASILRNVTFTQDGYDSFISLQDKLHQNLARQRTLVAIGTHDMDTVKGPFTYEALPPKDIVFTPLNQTKEMNAEELMQFYENDKHLGKYLHIIRDKPVYPVIYDSNRTVMSMPPIINGDHSKITLNTKNVFIEMTGTDRTKLEIVNNIIVSMFSQYCAEPFTIEPVEIISEHNQETRTTPNLSPRETEAEVDYINNCCGLSESPEKICELLKKMCLSAKPSSKDKNLLDVSIPPTRADVLHQCDIMEDVAIAYGFNNLPRTSPNKASTIAQPLPINKLGDIVRTETAMAGWSEVMPLILCSHDENFAWLNRKDDGTTAVRLANPKTAEYQVVRTSLLPGLLKTIRENKKHSLPLKVFEVSDVAFKDLSLERKSRNERHFAAAWYGKTSGFEVVHGLLDRILLMLQTAFITHEEGLEGKKQDFAIKENPTKPDGYWIEEIDEPTFFAGHAAAIYLRLGGKEMRVGEFGILHPTVLDKFELRYPVSTLEINLEVFL